One Vibrio tapetis subsp. tapetis DNA segment encodes these proteins:
- a CDS encoding substrate-binding periplasmic protein, translated as MKPSIVMCLLLVMSSLNVAHAFNRPERLLLATQEWFPYQYQENGQMKGVGIEKIKCVMRVMRQPYQFTMTKWDRAQLLTEVGSQHGFFLASHNNNKRDEYAITSDAVAEQNWSWFSLSDATDVNSAMFKNQVEVAALFGSNKWFWLQKNGYRVSMKPRSAKAMLKLMLNGGVGAILGNDAVIEETIKQMGISYRAISKTRMKSQPLGVYFSKSFTEKYPQFLTEFNRANAQCKGK; from the coding sequence ATGAAGCCGTCAATAGTGATGTGTCTATTACTGGTGATGAGCAGCTTGAACGTTGCTCACGCATTCAATCGTCCAGAGCGTTTGTTGTTAGCGACCCAAGAATGGTTTCCCTATCAGTATCAAGAGAATGGACAGATGAAAGGGGTTGGCATTGAAAAAATCAAATGCGTGATGCGGGTGATGCGCCAGCCATATCAATTCACTATGACTAAGTGGGATCGTGCCCAGCTGTTGACGGAAGTCGGCAGCCAGCATGGATTTTTCTTAGCCTCTCACAACAACAACAAGCGTGACGAATACGCGATCACGTCTGATGCCGTGGCAGAGCAAAATTGGAGCTGGTTTTCGCTTTCTGATGCCACTGATGTCAACAGCGCGATGTTCAAAAATCAAGTGGAAGTCGCCGCGTTATTTGGTTCAAACAAGTGGTTTTGGCTGCAAAAGAATGGCTATCGAGTGTCGATGAAGCCGCGCAGCGCTAAAGCCATGCTGAAACTGATGTTGAACGGAGGGGTTGGAGCCATCTTAGGCAACGATGCCGTGATTGAAGAGACGATCAAACAAATGGGCATAAGCTACCGAGCTATCTCCAAAACACGGATGAAATCTCAGCCTTTAGGCGTCTATTTTTCGAAGTCATTTACCGAAAAGTACCCGCAATTTTTAACTGAATTTAACCGCGCTAACGCACAATGTAAGGGTAAATAA
- a CDS encoding ATP-grasp domain-containing protein: protein MTNFIFSPAQLNWIRNKLKIAVIHGGDKAQPRGFIFENLSPRSTKTYEAVAHDIANALRESGFQLVTVLAEDIYLAETLRQEQVDLVITNSGGLQGFDSMCHLPSMLEMLGVPYVGHSPMTAGLLDNKHLFKHEIKAAGLPTAPFITIGIDEDFASESNQRALDDIARRFPQGFIVKPVSGRASIHVYPVFDRSELASTVEKVRQASNNIVMIEPFLGGREFVVAVAGEYTFKQGELTQSDKPMAFSITERVLGADEPIFTSMDIKPITQDRLIAVTEQPLRDQLAEIGQKIYRQLGLQTLVRVDMRMDNAGNLYVLETNPKPDLKRPEGDKVSLVCHDLQREGMSYTDLIQSLVFNRLSFLKAKRPMALAHCLNEQFDLIGDV from the coding sequence ATGACCAACTTTATTTTTTCGCCTGCACAACTGAATTGGATTCGCAACAAATTGAAAATTGCTGTGATCCACGGTGGAGACAAAGCACAGCCTCGAGGTTTTATTTTTGAAAACCTGAGCCCTCGTTCAACCAAAACTTATGAAGCCGTGGCACACGATATTGCTAACGCGCTGCGTGAATCCGGCTTCCAGCTGGTTACGGTATTGGCCGAAGATATTTATCTGGCGGAAACCCTGCGTCAGGAGCAAGTAGATTTGGTGATCACCAACAGCGGTGGTCTGCAAGGTTTTGATTCTATGTGTCACTTACCTTCAATGCTAGAAATGTTGGGCGTGCCGTATGTGGGTCACTCACCAATGACAGCAGGCCTGTTAGACAATAAGCACCTATTTAAACATGAAATAAAAGCAGCCGGCCTGCCCACCGCGCCTTTCATTACTATTGGTATCGACGAAGATTTTGCGAGTGAAAGCAACCAGCGCGCACTGGACGACATTGCACGTCGTTTCCCACAAGGGTTCATTGTTAAGCCGGTTTCTGGGCGAGCTTCTATTCATGTGTACCCAGTGTTTGATCGCAGTGAACTGGCAAGTACGGTTGAGAAAGTGCGTCAAGCGAGTAATAACATCGTGATGATTGAACCGTTTCTTGGCGGGCGTGAATTTGTCGTGGCAGTGGCAGGAGAGTACACCTTTAAACAAGGCGAATTGACTCAGTCAGACAAACCGATGGCTTTTTCGATCACCGAACGTGTATTGGGCGCCGATGAACCTATTTTCACCTCGATGGATATTAAACCCATTACGCAAGACCGACTGATTGCCGTTACCGAACAGCCATTGCGAGATCAATTGGCGGAAATTGGCCAGAAAATCTACCGCCAATTGGGTTTACAAACCTTGGTTCGAGTCGATATGCGTATGGATAACGCCGGCAATTTGTATGTGTTAGAGACCAATCCTAAGCCCGATCTAAAGCGTCCGGAAGGCGATAAGGTCAGCTTAGTTTGTCATGATTTACAACGTGAAGGGATGAGCTATACCGACCTCATTCAATCATTGGTTTTTAATCGTTTGTCGTTTTTGAAAGCCAAACGTCCAATGGCATTGGCGCATTGTTTGAATGAACAATTCGACCTGATTGGCGACGTTTAG
- a CDS encoding MFS transporter: MNTIKQHSRLLLGALLVVLSLSLIFVVGYAQALKSYQQQSRDAVIAQTDAARMGIEQILSSGVPLHDIAGLEKVLAPIALSDKAVVDIRMISGQQELYRYTDSEFEGSVISIALHNKFTQVGRLEIVVSDEKVQREISARFVPMIWLVGILVGLFVFMVLRAHNRAIYFTAFGIVFLTMSLSVMLMVGALYKSGLESKANSMASIVTQRLAPVLVWGISPQRISGVDEMLDGFRQTNKEVSSIVVEQQARTIASSQAQQALMSVEGMAEFPISDERGNKVTIAFHPKVLLSQLLKILKNFAILFAGCAFICFAFIRLLSRSENQSHSEVVLAQVKPLLLVTVLMESLMAPVLPQYLTQIALDNGGSAAWSSYFFTLYFVGFAATLLPASRLIEMFDIRRVLSAGVILSSLGCAFLAYDSHLTSVLVARFISGVGQAIIFIAVQGYILRFSDQSNKTQAAGIIVFCFNAGFISGAAIGALLADTLGIQGIFALSALIGGLMLMFGMLLPSMKAVCTGQNSLLDNIKGMMHESATLIRVPAFMRTMLLVGMPTKMMLTGVVSFAVPLLLSDKGVAKESIGQVLMAYAFAVLFISGRVSPLIDRFGSSKWALCLGNAVAALSLGVLGAAFSLVEAEFVVSLATISMLVMGVAHGLINAPVVTHVVKATEGHNANSVAATYRFLERFGHVAGAIVVGQLLASLGHLYAFWAIGVFFIFASVLMLLLDRQKASEVAA, translated from the coding sequence TTGAATACGATTAAGCAACACAGTCGACTTCTGCTGGGCGCCCTACTTGTGGTGCTGTCTTTATCCCTGATTTTTGTGGTGGGGTATGCGCAGGCGCTAAAGAGTTATCAGCAGCAAAGCCGCGATGCGGTAATCGCGCAAACTGACGCCGCAAGAATGGGGATCGAGCAGATCTTAAGTTCTGGTGTGCCATTACATGACATTGCTGGCCTAGAAAAGGTGCTAGCACCAATCGCATTGTCTGATAAGGCGGTGGTCGACATTCGAATGATCTCGGGACAGCAAGAGCTTTACCGTTACACCGACAGTGAATTTGAAGGCAGCGTGATTAGCATCGCGCTTCACAACAAGTTTACCCAAGTGGGGCGGCTAGAGATTGTTGTCAGTGACGAAAAAGTTCAGCGCGAGATCAGTGCCCGCTTTGTGCCAATGATTTGGCTGGTGGGGATCTTAGTCGGCTTGTTCGTATTCATGGTATTGCGAGCGCATAATCGAGCCATCTACTTTACCGCGTTTGGCATTGTCTTTTTGACTATGTCATTAAGCGTGATGTTGATGGTTGGTGCGCTCTATAAATCGGGCCTTGAGAGTAAAGCAAACTCGATGGCTAGCATTGTGACACAGCGTTTAGCTCCTGTTTTGGTGTGGGGTATTTCTCCGCAACGTATCAGTGGTGTAGATGAAATGCTAGATGGCTTTCGTCAAACCAATAAAGAAGTATCAAGCATTGTTGTTGAACAGCAAGCGCGCACAATTGCCAGCAGTCAGGCACAGCAAGCGTTGATGTCTGTCGAAGGGATGGCGGAATTCCCAATTTCAGATGAGCGTGGCAACAAGGTGACGATTGCTTTCCACCCTAAGGTGCTGCTTTCTCAATTACTCAAAATACTGAAAAACTTTGCCATTCTTTTTGCCGGCTGTGCCTTCATCTGTTTTGCTTTCATTCGTTTGCTGAGTCGCTCAGAAAACCAGAGCCATTCAGAAGTGGTCTTGGCACAAGTGAAACCGCTCTTGCTCGTTACCGTCCTGATGGAGTCCCTGATGGCGCCTGTTTTGCCTCAATACCTGACGCAAATTGCGTTGGATAACGGTGGCAGTGCAGCGTGGTCTTCATACTTTTTTACCCTGTATTTTGTTGGCTTTGCTGCGACATTGTTGCCCGCTTCTCGCTTGATAGAAATGTTTGATATTCGACGAGTGTTGAGTGCAGGGGTGATTCTTTCCAGCTTAGGCTGCGCCTTTTTAGCTTATGACAGCCATTTGACCAGCGTTTTAGTGGCGCGTTTTATCTCAGGGGTAGGGCAAGCCATCATCTTCATTGCTGTGCAAGGCTACATTCTGCGCTTTAGCGATCAGTCGAACAAAACACAAGCGGCTGGAATCATCGTCTTTTGCTTTAACGCTGGCTTTATTTCAGGAGCCGCAATCGGCGCTTTGTTGGCAGACACATTAGGTATTCAGGGCATTTTCGCGTTATCAGCGTTGATTGGAGGCTTGATGTTGATGTTCGGCATGTTACTGCCATCCATGAAAGCGGTGTGTACCGGGCAAAACAGCTTGCTTGATAACATTAAAGGGATGATGCACGAGTCTGCAACCTTGATTCGAGTGCCTGCGTTTATGCGCACCATGTTGTTAGTTGGTATGCCAACCAAAATGATGCTAACGGGTGTGGTGTCTTTCGCCGTGCCTTTGTTATTGAGTGATAAAGGCGTGGCGAAAGAAAGCATAGGCCAAGTGCTCATGGCTTATGCGTTTGCTGTGCTGTTTATCAGTGGCCGTGTTTCGCCTCTTATCGACCGATTTGGTTCAAGCAAGTGGGCCTTGTGTTTAGGTAATGCCGTTGCGGCATTGTCTCTTGGGGTGTTAGGCGCTGCCTTTTCATTGGTTGAAGCGGAATTTGTGGTGTCACTGGCGACAATTTCAATGCTGGTAATGGGCGTGGCGCATGGTTTGATTAATGCGCCGGTTGTGACGCACGTGGTGAAAGCAACCGAAGGGCACAATGCCAATTCTGTTGCAGCAACGTATCGATTTTTGGAACGATTCGGCCATGTTGCAGGTGCGATTGTGGTGGGTCAATTACTGGCGTCATTGGGTCACTTGTATGCATTTTGGGCCATTGGTGTGTTCTTCATTTTTGCCAGTGTCTTGATGTTGCTATTGGACCGTCAAAAAGCCAGTGAGGTAGCAGCATGA
- a CDS encoding ABC transporter substrate-binding protein, whose translation MIKRTIYGLCLVVALLSCQLRAEWPSWLGQDLNQTSSWQVSSSEHSVAFLPVRETPSVWVLVSRKARSYDTAIATMLKVYKQELSATSFRVFLLPETPSALRLWLKQAERNASLIYVVGSKATVALHDVYAGGTLPVVSVNAKDPVLLGLTDNYRTRGNNFAYTSLNLPADITLSFLRRFNPELRQIGILYAKSNTSAYVTQYLPLKAQAEKSGITVFGFEVDENDPNGGLGEVMEQQMLAIKQADPQLEHSILWLTGSSSLLERMEEIYAYTEQAPLLTVVPDAVNGSANSALMSVGVGFENNAHQAALYGIQILRDGKSPSALPVGVLSPPDISISFKQADRLNAKLPFVLIEMASDIYAEDGEMIRAAGMSMEKTKP comes from the coding sequence ATGATAAAACGCACTATTTACGGTCTGTGTTTAGTGGTCGCTTTACTGTCTTGTCAGCTACGAGCGGAATGGCCGAGTTGGTTAGGTCAGGACTTAAACCAAACGTCATCCTGGCAGGTAAGTAGCAGTGAGCACTCAGTAGCATTTCTTCCTGTGCGTGAAACACCGAGTGTTTGGGTGTTGGTATCACGTAAAGCTCGCTCTTATGACACCGCAATTGCAACCATGCTCAAAGTGTATAAGCAGGAGCTGAGTGCAACGTCATTTCGAGTGTTTTTGCTTCCTGAGACACCTAGCGCGTTGCGTCTTTGGTTAAAACAAGCAGAGCGTAATGCCAGTTTGATCTATGTCGTTGGCTCTAAGGCGACCGTTGCATTGCATGATGTTTATGCGGGTGGAACCTTACCTGTGGTATCGGTGAATGCCAAAGATCCCGTGTTACTTGGTTTAACCGATAACTACCGTACCCGTGGTAATAACTTTGCTTATACGTCGCTTAATTTGCCAGCGGATATCACGTTGAGCTTCCTCAGACGCTTTAATCCAGAGTTGCGCCAAATCGGCATTTTATACGCTAAAAGCAATACCAGCGCTTACGTAACTCAGTATTTGCCCCTCAAAGCGCAAGCAGAGAAGTCGGGCATTACGGTGTTTGGCTTCGAAGTCGACGAAAACGACCCTAATGGGGGCTTAGGCGAGGTTATGGAGCAGCAAATGTTAGCGATTAAGCAAGCCGATCCTCAACTAGAACATTCGATTCTTTGGTTAACGGGCAGTTCCAGTTTGCTAGAGCGCATGGAAGAGATCTACGCCTATACGGAGCAAGCCCCTTTGTTAACTGTGGTACCTGATGCCGTTAATGGCAGCGCAAACAGTGCGTTGATGTCGGTGGGGGTCGGATTTGAAAACAATGCTCACCAAGCGGCGCTGTATGGCATTCAAATATTGCGTGATGGCAAGTCACCGAGTGCGTTGCCTGTCGGCGTATTATCGCCACCGGACATCTCTATCAGCTTTAAACAAGCCGACCGCCTTAACGCCAAATTGCCTTTTGTTTTGATCGAAATGGCCAGCGATATCTATGCCGAAGATGGCGAGATGATCCGAGCCGCCGGTATGAGTATGGAGAAAACCAAGCCATGA